The following proteins are co-located in the Amblyraja radiata isolate CabotCenter1 chromosome 8, sAmbRad1.1.pri, whole genome shotgun sequence genome:
- the bfsp1 gene encoding filensin: protein MAESFAFGEVERTRDEKPGMFRAWRDKDITTRTSLQSLEEFNVHFSRYVNRTRTFDQGTTSFGRQLESLRQVKELSGLEEVFTEQIQQNQHSIWDLHNQLNCLEQELKEAQRALDDYRTSYRTECEHQENLQDTVVTLMKDTNEALLKNLELQVRTQFLQEDIDSTKERNMKNLSEIQSYMNVLKQVHPATSNDYPTPASSEAAVQDGPTEGHYMDKVQSYNEQIDDLRKKTEEAALSLELCASECHQVVMYQHSLEDELERYKRFVADDDYRLQSTVSEEEISVLDAGSPYECEQDAPEGKGVKSKDVLSSDAGEEERDPGKYSEVNVRNGNEEDKEEGDGVWDVGLDDVPDGAQISRAYDALCNMVRERMKKHRRPEVPAAAFYTKGHQVLVTGESSYTDPFFCALVPARSQVIVTFDDQQHPGPMDFRPQPDPAEPPSYNGGNGEGESGHDSDGEKDKDKAEDKKPDDNKSDANREPKKPPISPPAPLPAPPPSAPEPPQPADNKPIPSGPSVPNLDPGGSDDLGSKLPASHKEHKTCEQQNRLMATSHPASSGDRPLKEPNYKYYEKIEMIEAVETFTDNKLQGYEETSTIVETTVEKTKQDMKAKI, encoded by the exons ATGGCCGAATCGTTTGCCtttggggaggtggagaggacgaGAGACGAGAAGCCGGGTATGTTCAGGGCCTGGCGTGACAAGGACATCACCACCAGGACCAGCCTGCAAAGCTTGGAAGAGTTCAACGTGCACTTCAGCAGATATGTCAACCGCACCCGGACCTTCGACCAAGGCACCACCTCGTTCGGGAGACAACTGGAGAGTCTGCGGCAAGTCAAAGAGCTCTCGGGGCTGGAGGAGGTCTTCACCGAACAGATCCAGCAGAACCAGCATAGTATCTGGGACCTTCACAACCAACTGAACTGTCTGGAACAGGAGCTGAAGGAGGCGCAGAGAGCCCTGGATGACTATCGCACCAG CTACAGGACGGAATGTGAACATCAAGAGAATTTGCAGGACACTGTTGTAACCTTGATGAAG GATACCAATGAAGCCTTGTTGAAGAATCTGGAGCTCCAGGTTCGTACTCAATTCCTGCAGGAAGACATAGACAGCACTAAAGAAAGAAACATGAAG aatcTGTCTGAGATTCAGAGTTACATGAATGTCCTAAAGCAAGTCCACCCGGCCACGAGTAATGACTACCCAACGCCGGCAAGCTCGGAG GCTGCAGTGCAAGATGGGCCGACGGAGGGACATTACATGGACAAAGTGCAGTCGTACAACGAGCAAATTGACGACCTGCGTAAAAAGACGGAGGAGGCAGCGTTGAGCTTGGAGCTGTGCGCCAGCGAGTGTCACCAGGTCGTGATGTACCAACACTCTCTGGAGGACGAGCTGGAGCGTTACAAGCGATTTGTGGCCGATGACGATTATCG aTTGCAATCCACAGTCAGTGAAGAAGAAATCAGCGTGCTGGACGCAGGATCTCCGTATGAGTGTGAACAAGATGCTCCTGAGGGCAAGG GAGTGAAAAGCAAAGACGTCCTGTCTTCAGATGCCGGTGAGGAGGAGAGAGACCCGGGAAAGTATTCAGAAGTCAACGTCCGTAATGGAAACGAGGAAGACAAAGAGGAAGGAGATGGAGTGTGGGATGTGGGCTTGGATGACGTGCCGGATGGAGCCCAGATAAGTAGAGCTTATGATGCCTTGTGTAACATGGTGAGAGAGAGGATGAAAAAACACCGGCGACCAGAGGTACCAGCAGCAGCGTTCTACACCAAAGGGCACCAGGTGCTGGTCACGGGGGAGTCCAGCTACACCGATCCATTCTTCTGTGCGTTGGTCCCAGCAAGGAGCCAAGTCATCGTCACCTTTGATGACCAACAACATCCCGGCCCCATGGATTTTCGTCCCCAGCCAGACCCGGCCGAGCCGCCGAGTTACAACGGGGGCAACGGCGAGGGAGAAAGCGGGCACGACTCTGACGGCGAGAAGGACAAGGACAAGGCCGAGGACAAGAAGCCAGATGACAACAAATCGGACGCCAACCGGGAACCCAAGAAGCCTCCAATTTCACCGCCCGCACCGCTCCCAGCCCCACCGCCATCTGCGCCAGAACCTCCACAGCCAGCCGACAACAAGCCAATACCCAGTGGCCCATCCGTGCCCAACCTAGACCCAGGGGGCTCGGACGACCTGGGCTCCAAATTGCCCGCCTCCCACAAAGAACACAAAACGTGCGAGCAGCAAAACAGGCTGATGGCGACTTCTCACCCAGCCTCGTCGGGCGACAGACCTCTGAAGGAACCGAATTACAAGTACTATGAAAAGATCGAAATGATCGAGGCTGTCGAGACATTCACGGACAATAAACTGCAAGGTTACGAAGAGACTTCCACAATTGTTGAGACCACCGTGGAAAAGACAAAGCAAGATATGAAAGCAAAGATTTAA